ACCAAATACTGTCCTTCCCTTTACAgactcatttctgttttctcaataCTTTGTAATTTTGGCCCTGTCTTTGCAATCCATCCCTGCATGCTTTTGCCTCCAAATGTAAGAAATATCCTCTCTAGCGCattgaaaatattgaataaagCACAAGCTCTCATACAATTTATCATACACTTTATTAATGAGCCACTGAGAACTATTCTCTGAAATGCCTTGCATGTAGCCAATTTATAATTTCACATTTACCACATTTCCTTGGCTTGCTTATGAGAATGTCCCCTCAAAAGTCTAACTAATGTCAAGACTTGTGAGTTGAACTGTTTCTCCTCTGTCTCAGAGCCTGCTACCCTGTCATGTAAGGAAATGAGATTCGTTTGACATGATTTGTTCTGGACAAATCCATATTGACTGTCACTAAtctccttgttttctcttaaaTGCTTACAAATTGTTTGATTATTTGTTCCAGGATGTTTCAGGAAATTGAAGAAAAGCTGATGTCTCTGTAATTCCCTAACTCCTCCTTCCAACCCTCCCCCTTTTAAATAAGTTTCCATTCCAATCTTCTTCATCCTCCGGAGTTTCTAAAGGTACTGACTTCCCTAAATATTGCATACTATAGGGAACctatcagcaaaagaaaaacagtaatatgCAGAGGAACTTCTAAAAAGATTACCATACTTTAATGACTAAATATGCTACAtcatattttaaactatttttgttaGATTATTAGTGGGTTTTTCAAAGGACTGTAGTGTTGGTCTGCCTCTGTTCCTGCTGAAGTAATAACAAATGTCTCAATGGCTCCATTGAGAAATCCACTGAGGAATCCAATGTGTAAGCtcacagattttgaaaactTCTTTTCCTAAGTTCAGAGATGTTAAGTATACattgacatggaaaaaaaatgaggaatatgTTGCCTGTTGTACAGGTTTCAGCAGGCTCCTTTAAAAGTTTACAGAGTCACATGATTTTTGAATTTAGAGtatctacattttctttttgcttgacAGGTGTAAAACAAACCCAGCTGAAGCAGTTAAAATTAACCTAAATCCGTTGACTGATGTTATTGTAAGAAGGTATGCCTGAATTTCCTGCCCGTGAGCTCCTTTCACCCAATGAAGTGGGATGGGTCAGAGCCTGTGTGTGAGCAGTTCGTGCAATAAGATCATCATAAAGACTTGCTCAAGTTAAAATGTGTCCTTGTGCAATACCAGGAGCACCAAATAATGATGGAACAAGCAACCAGCTGGATGAGAAAACCAAAGATGCGTACTTCTcagaatactttttcttctgtgccagCTGGGCCTACATACACCAGATGAGATCTCAGCTACCGGATTTAGCTCTGCAGCATATATTGAGTTTTCTCGTATATCACATCTGCAGCTTCCCCCAAACCCTTCCTTCTGTGCCTTTTTGAAAAAGAGTTTGGAAAaggagagctgtcttgggcTATTCCCAATGaagcaaatcattttaaattaatcagTTCTCATCTGCTTTACAGGCCAGGTGCCAGGCATTGTGGAATCAATCCTCTTTTATGAAATAATGTCTAAATAAGCATCTCTGCTCTTATATACATTTTCACTGGGTTTCTAAGTACACATCAGGCCCTGGTGTAACAGAAAGGCAGGGAGATTCCCTCTGCTCTCTCTGTTGTTTCTCCCAGTACAAGTGAGGGCCGCTGTGTCCCCATGAGACTGGGAAAAGTGAGCACAGTCGTGACAGGGtggcaaagacagaaaatcagcCTGAAAGGCTTCAGAACTCCTCATTAGAAGAAGCTTGAATGAGGCTACTGAGACACCTTTACTGCTCCTGCACAACCATGATTTTTTCCTCCCGTAGAGAACAGGCTCTGGTAAGAGAAGCCAGCTTCGGTAAGTTATCAGGGACTTGTGTGATTTCACCtggagtaggaaaaaaaaaaaaaaagtaagactAAGAAATGGAATAAATATTGTCATGGTTGAATCATCTTTCACAGAcctctgctttgtttattttatttttcatttttgcaccTGTCAGGTCTCTCACTGTCACTTCACACTTGGTTTCAATGTAGCTGCAAAGGTGGAGATGGCAATTTCACTGGTGTATTGATCTTGACACTACAAGTCCCAGTCTTGCACAGAGACAAATGTCATCCTCCCAGGACTGCTGTCAGAAGCGATGCAGACAATGACTTTTGTATCTTCCAGTAAAACGAACTCGGTTTATGGCACAGGGCCGCTGCTGTAGGAATtgcagaggctggagagctgtACAACACTACCCCCTTGCGATTTCTCTCGTTAACAACACTTTCTAAAGTACAGTTTTTTCGGACTGCTCATTTTGTATGGAATATTCCCTTTCTGAGCAGCACAAAACCTGCCACTATGCAGCCAGTTTCCTCTGTGGGAACTAAACAACAGTATTTGATAGGAACACATACTTTTTTTACTGaattcctcttttcctgtgCCTTTAACCTTGTACAATTTTTATGATTCTGTATTTGCTGTTTAAGGAACTCGGGCAGGCCTGATAGTCCCATCTCTGGCTGCACACATTGCACTTCCCCTCTGAAGGCAGAATACAGTGCAGAAATTCCAGACTTGCTTGTACACCTTTGCTATCATCTTGCACGTATTTGAGGTGCAGAGGACCAAAGCCAACATGCTTGAGGTGGCCTCACTGACATAGGCACAGTCCATTAATACCTGAACAAAGCAGGTGATGGAAACCAGGCTCAGCTGAGTCCAGATCACCAGACAAGTCCATGGCAATGGGGCAAGTGCAAGGCCACACAGGCATGGATGTGCCAGCCAGCCACCAACTGCACTATCTCAAATCTGTCCCCGAGCCCAAACAGTCAGACCCCCAGGAAGGGAGATGTGCTCAGGGCTCTAACACTAACAAGGCCCATGGAAAACTTTCATGTGCCTACCTGAAAAATCAGACTCCAAAATGTCTCATCTACGTTTGACTTTGacaagtggaaaggaaaaagagacataatttcattattgttttgcTGATGAACTAAGAGTTTGAGTAACATGATCACTGTTACATGCAGGATAACTATTTTAAAGAATCACTACGGATAAGTGAAGAACaatgaagaacattttatttggaaGGAATTCTACTTCCATGTCAAATGCTCATGCCAAACTACTTCCCcttctttgagaaaaaaaaaaaaaaaaaaaaaaaagacaaaagaaaaagaatgcttCTTTGTAAAGCATTGACCTGTTCCTACTGTCTATTGCCTAAAGTACAACTCAGTACTCTGCGACATCCTCATTTCTGGTGTATCTGGGATGTCAATTTATTACAACAGAGAATATGGCATGTTTAGATGTCATTTTTCCTTGAGTTCAGATCTAATGTAGAGAAACTGCGAAGCTAACTCAGTGCATAGACACTTCCCTTGAATACtttagagaaaaagaggaaggcCATTGACAGCTCTGTTTCTTCTCCTAAATAACAGAACTCCACAGGAAGGGTTTCCTAAGTGTGTGCTGTTTTGTTAACAAATAAATTAGCCATAGAAACCCCCACGGTCACagagttactgaaaaatgaacTAGAAACAATGAGACTTGTGTTCAAGCCCCATCCCTCCTTCAGATAAAGGGATGGCTTGCAACAGTATGAGGGTGCTCAGGGTTGATGGAGGTTTGAAAAGCAGTGAGAGAAATCTATGGAATAAAATACACTtgaaggtaattaaaaaaataaatgtcacctGGTTTAGAAAGaccattttaaaagcagttatcATAAATACATACAAGAAATAAGACAAATAGAAGGCCAAGTAGGCACTCAGACCAAGAACATATCAACAGTGGCCGCAGGACACCTTTTACCTAACTTCAGACAGTGATAGCAGGAGTATCTGAGATGAACCAGTTATGCTGAGGTCCCTTTATTTAATGGGATGATGACACCTCCAAAGCACAACTCACCTAATCTGCTTTAGGAATCGACTTTAGGATGACCTGAATCCTACCACAGGAGtgccttttcctctctgttggCAATAAGGGAAATCAAAGGCACTAGCTCAGAGGAGTCTGCCCTATCCATCCCTACCTTTGGTCAGATCCTAGCTGTGGGCAAAGAACCATTAAGATCAACATAAAACGGGGAACCTTCCAAGTCTGGAGGTGGTTCAAGAGGTAATGGAAGTGGAACAAAGGATGTTGCCAGCAGGTTAGAGCACAAACGAGAGGCTTTTTTCCACGATACCTGTAACCACACTGCAGGTAACACGGTATGTATCCATGATAACAGATAGATTAGATCCTCTTCACCCCATCTGGCAACTTTTGCTGGCACTGGATTATCTTCCTAACATGGACACCATCATAGCATGTGTCTCTGATGCTTTCAATCACACTGCTCTAACATGGCAAATGAGAACTGAATTTAGGCCATTACTACACTGACAAGacatttgtttgctctttttgtttaaactaCCCGAGGACAGTGAACTTAGCTGCACTGCCAGTGTGCCAGAGCAGTTCAGATCAGGTCCACAAAGGCACTTTGGGgcctgaaaacacacacacaaaaaatcattAGACCcttaaatgaaattatgtatGTGAACACCTTTCTAAAGCAGACAGAAAGGTCTAAAAACTGGTAGGCAAAGCAACTGCAGAATACATAAAGCCAACCTGAACAGAGATAACACGCATCACTCTTTCTGAATGGAgtctctgaaaagaagaaataaatctaaaaGGATACAGAGACCCATTTCATTCGCAAAATCTAAGTATTTCCATCATAAATTACTTTGGATAAAAGCTTTATAATTCTATATTTCAgtcagatattttatttttttcctgctttacttCAGAACTCAGCAATTCATAAACAGAAGCCTGAAACTCCGCAGcctattttcttcctcattaaaGAGCCCTGTTAGGACATGTACAGAAATTGCTGGATTTTCCTTGTAAGTCCAGACCTGTCACTTCCTTGAAGAATAACtgtaacaaaggaaaacaagcaagtCTTACAACAGCCCTGCAAAGCTTCCTCGGGTTAAAAAGGCAGAATCCaccatttctctgtgttttgagGGgctatgtgtgtgttttaatagaaaacttCCCATTTAAAGGACTTGTCTGTTGCTGTGAGATCTGGTGGCATGTTCTTAAAACGTGGATTATGTGATGGAAAAGAGTAATAGAGAAATGGGATCACTTGAGATTGTTGTCTGTAGGTTTATGCCCAGTGCTCCCCACCAATAAGTACACAGAGTTGGAATTCATATGAAGGTCttttaataagtttttttttttttttaactttaacaaggttttttggttgtttggttgttggttttttttttttccttttttcttttcccagtttaGGACTACAAGTTTACTTCTGTCATCTTTGCAGTTTCCACTGTTATCAGTCGAACAACTTCCTCGCAGTCCGAGGCCTGCCTTTGCCTGTCCTGGGTGAGGAACGACACCCCTCACGCTGCTTTTGGAAGGCAGAGCAACAGCTCCTGCACTCTGATCCATACAAAAGCCTCACCGAAATACTGCAGGCGGCCATCCCTAGGCTGAGCACCACTGCTGGCACCCTTCTGGGCAGCACCTGTGCCTGGCCAGGATCGGggtgaagagaaaaacaaaccaaggtGCCAACAGCGACGTGAACATGTGCTGGGACACGAAGGGGGCcgaggggcagccccgggggtgCTGTGAGGGCAGGGGCGCCGCCACCCAAAACTGCTGGGGGATTCACAGAGCGgggccggcagcagcagcggcctAGGGCTCGGCGGTGGCAGGCGGCGACCCCCTGGAGGCGACACCAGACCCGAGGAGGCGAcaccagcccccccccccatgccgCCCTATGGAGCCCTATGGGGCCCTACGGGCCCAGGCCCGCGGCCCTAACCCCGCTTCAACCCCCGGGCCCCGTTGCTAAGGCCTGCCCGCCCCGCCGTCGCTAGGCCGCGCCGTCAAGGGAGGAAGTGTCGCAAAGGCTGACAGGAAACTCGGCCGCGGGTTACGGCAGCGGCGGCCGCGCTTGGCGGCGGCTGGATGAGCGGCGAGTGGGAGCCGcggcgctgaggggagcggcggtgagcggcggcgggcggggggggccgcggAGGCCGCCCCGGGGCCCTTAAGGGACCGGGGAAGGGCCCCGGAGGAGGCAGGGGGGTGTGGGGTCAACGGGAaaaggcggcggcggggcggcgagGCGGGGCCCGGGCACCGGCTGTGCCTTTGttcgcgccccccccccccccccttaccccCCCTCCGTCCAGGCCCGTGAGGCCGCCGCCTGTCGCCCCGTGTCGCCTGACGCCCTCCTCCCCGGGGGGTTTGTGTCGGTCTCTCCCGTAGGATATGGCCGAGGTACCGCCGGGGCCTAGCAGCGTCCTCTCCCCGCAGGGGGACACGCTCTCCCCCTTccccggaggaggaggaggagggggggctgcttcctcctcctcctcctcctcttcttccacctccgccgctgccgccgcctgCGCCGGGGCCCAGGACGAGGAGGccgaagaggaggaggaagaggagggacCCGCGGGCGGACGGGAGcagcagcgaggaggaggaggaggcagcgaCGGCGGCAAGGGGgggccgcagcagcagcagcagcaccgcctccaccaccaccaccaccaccccccgcACCACAACCACCAGCTCAACGGCCTCATCAGCCCCGAGCTGCGGCACCTGCGGGCCTCCCTCAAGAGCAAGATCCTGGGCTCggaggcaggggcagcccccgAGGGGCAGGAGAACAAGCGAGCCAGCAAAACAATGGGCTCcggacagcagcagcagcaggcatcGCCTCCGGCCGCAGCACCGTGCTCGTCCCCCCTTAGcaaccacctccctccccagggaaggactgcaccctctcctcctccttctcccccagcagcagcagcaccaggggaCAGGAGCCAGCCTGCTGCCACAACTCCGACTGCTGCTAAGACTGCAGCCCGCAATGGACTGGCAGGAGGGACTGGcttggaggaggaagagcaggaggagggggatgaaggaggggaggaggaggagtccCTGCTGCTACTCTCTAGGTCCttagcagcagcctgcagtttGAAAGGCTCGGGAACGGACTCTCAGCCCGAGGAGGACCTAACGATACGATACGTCCGATACGAGTCAGAGCTGCAGATGCCCGATATCATGAGACTGATCACCAAAGATCTGTCCGAACCCTACTCCATTTACACGTATAGGTATTTTATCCACAACTGGCCgcagctttgctttttggtaagtgctggggagggagggcaggaatTGGGAGTGGTTTGGGacaggggtggggagaggattAAAGGGCTGACGTTTGTGGGAATGCTCCTGCTATTCTTTTTATGGCTGAAGGGAAAGACCAAGCTCTTTTGGAAGTACTTACCCCTGCTGAACTCCTTTTCTCACCTGTGCCTGTATAAGTAAAGCCCGTGTTTAAAAGTCCTGTATTCATTAATACATGTTTTAAGTGGTGGGGAAAGGCTCTGAACGCAGGGCTAGGATCCAGGAATTCAAGGCTTCTAATCTTGGTTTTGACATTGACTTTTGTGACCTTTGGTAGCTCATTTTGTCATTCTGTCTCAGTTCCTAGGcttctatttaaaaaagaaagtacttAGTCCACGAGTGTCTTATGAGCGCTTCGTAATTCTTGCACAATGGCTTTCAAACTGCCCTCAGCACGACTGGCATATAAACCTTGACATGTGGGGAGACAATGTTAAAGGTCTTGTGGACTTTTTGAtctatttgcttattttaaaaagatcagCTGCAACTGTATTGCTTCTTGCAAGTGTGATAGTGTGTGCAGCAGTTCCGATTTTACTTGGGTTGTCCTGCTGTACTAACAATACGTTTATTCCTCCTACTGCACAGCCGTAAAGATTGCTTTAGTTGTTACCCGGTCTTTCGAAACGTTTAGAGCGCTTCTTATGGCTAAACAACAGCCGGACGGTTTTAGAACTCGAGTCTCGGTAGAAAAGCATGCTTTCAGCACAGTAATTCATGCGCAGGTATATGAAAGTGAGCTTAAATTGGCCTGGGGGGTACATATGCACAGTGGGAGCTTAGCTGTGTTTGATTTCCTCGTAGGAAAATTTGTCTGTAGAGCAGAACGTTTGTGGGAGCGTATGGCGCTTCCTCGCTAAAGTAAATGATGAATTCTTCTCTCTTGATCTTTTAATCAAGGTTGGACACCTCTCTGGAAGGGATGGTTTAGCCAGAGCCAAGGCGCCCTTCAATTCAGAGGTTCTCTGTAAAATTTTAATAGGATATGAGTACAGGAGGTGAAGCTAATGGAATCCATCTGGCCTTAAACTTCCTGAATGTTCTTGTTTTAGGGTCCAGTGTAATTTATAGCAGGATTTATATGATTCATGGGAGGATTTTCAGAAATGCGCCTCTTGCAGTCCTGAAGAGGGAATACGGTAGGATTATAGGAAGTTGAGCAAAGCGTTGCCatctggaacaaaacaaaaatacgaaaatatttgaaatcatTCTTCAATACAAAGTCACGTTTGCTTTTACACGGTGAGTTAAAAGGATGCTGATCACAgcaaaactgtgatttttcagGCGCTGAGCATACACCTAGCTCGGTGTGTGACTGATTTGCCtcacactgaaaagaaatgcttgtgAACTGCAAGTGTCTGTACTTTCAGCATCAAGTGTATCGTCGGCGCTGCCAAGGCAGCATTGGATATGAGCTCACCGCGCATCTGTTTAGACTTCAGgtctttggttttttttgtcagggagtAATTTGAGAATTTTGTTAGGGAAAGAGCAAGGGCAAATTAGTTTGACAGGGCACTAAACCAGATTATTTCTAATATTCTAACGAATGCATTCAAAGAGCAAAGTTTCactcaaggaaaataaaacatcttaaGCTTATTTTCTAGGGACAACTTCTTTCAAATAGTCTTGAAGAATTGACAAAACTTTATTTGAACTCCAATTCTACTCAGATTTGCCACTTTTATGAAGGGTGGAACAGTATGAAGCACGTAAAACAGTAGAGAAGAATATGTGGCTGCAAGTGTCTAAAGCTCTTAGCAAATTGTTTTACATACATAATAATCTGAAGCTCTTCCAGTATCTTGAGTCAATTTCGATGGGTTTTTGTGAGtgattttagtgtttttaaGGCTTGGTTTTTAGTGGTTGTCTTGAAGACTTTCTGttctataaaattaaatttgttccTGCAGTTAATGGATTCCTGAACTACTTCTATCTAataactctttaaaatatttatcttgagCTGGAACTGCATATTCCAATTAGCTAGAACAGTGTCAGGATGGTGAGCAGAAGCACAGTGCCTGATCCCACAGAATCATTTGTCTTTAATGCCTTAAGGCCTTACAGCCTTCTGGCTTCAGGTTTTTCCTGGGGACAGGGGTTAGACTGTAATTTGTTCAtattagagaaaaatatctgcaggGTTTCTGTCGGTTCAGTTACTGAATTTCACCATCAGCACTTTCAGAAAGGGTGATGAGGGGAAAGACTAACCCCATTTAAATTTGAAGACAGGATGTGTGCTTTCCTGAAAGGATCAGCAGTTGTCTGGCGCTGATGTATTCGGTGAGCAACCTTAAATGTTATAACGCTGCTATCGAGCGTCTTGGATACCTGACAGTGCAGAAGTTTTCCAGGGGCATTAGGAACGTTATTGCTGTGGTGATCTCGTGGGCTTGAAGCTTGCTGTGTTTCAGCTTGGTCTTCCCAAGGTGGGCTGTCACTAACAGCTAGCACCAGTccaaggctgctgctttctctttctcttcagctACCTGTGCCCTGCCTGTGTGCCAGCCCGTGAGTGTATCTGCTTTGGGAAGCTAAGCTGGCCCTCACCCCCAGCCATGTAGTCATACGTCTGTGCGTGTGCTTGTGTGTTGTGTCTTAGGGTCAGGTTTCTGTCTGTTTAGGACTCCAAACGTATTCATAGCGGGATGATGCGAGCACTGGTGTTGGCACAAGGAAAGAGGTGAGAATACACAGCTGGAGGGAAGGCACGGGACCAATCCTAAGTAATCACTAGCGTGGTTTTGCTGTATCAAACCGCTTCCTAACTGTACACTCAAAACCAAATTCATATTCCACTTTAAAAGGAACTGGAGATAGTAAGATAATCTTCAAAACCCATTCATTTTAACATCAAATTAGTCCGTGTAACTGTCTCCTGACTTTTGAGGTAACACGTTGAGAATACTTGGTAAAAATAGTACAGGTATGTTACGTGGCTGCGTTATCTGGCCGAGCTGTAGCAAGGTAACAACCTCCTCCCCAAGCTGCAGCTGTCTGCTGAAGCTTGGATTTCTCCTGTCTCTGCAAGAGCAGGTTGGCAGCGTGTGCTAGGTGTGGGGGCCCTCTAAGTGCTTGGGGTTTATCTATTCCCAGGAGCTCTGTCAGCCCAATTTTTCTTCAATTGACCGATGATGACCATTTCTCCATCAAAGATGGGAGAGGACGGGTGTTCTCGTCAGGTGCTTTTAAGCATTGCTACAGCTTTGTTCCTGTGTTGGTTGTAAGTGCATTTTTGAAGTTGTAGCTCCATTTTGAAGTGGTTTTGCAGATTCTGGTCCTAGCAGTGTGAAAGTTCTAAAACACCTTCCATTTAAAGCTGGTAAATCAGCTATtgcagaaaattgttttcaaaatactgcagCGTGGGAGAGGTGAGCTTGGGAAACCTTGCCCTGTTCCAAAGTTTGGATAAGACAGGACGTAATAAACGCAGGGTTCTGACTGAGTGTTGTAACCTCTCCTGTAATTCACCGCTGCAGACTTGCTGCGCTGCTCAGCTGCCTTTTAAGAAAAGTCTGGAAAATGCATGCTTTTACTGGGTTCTTAACTTTGCCAGTAGCTATAGCAGCAATTATAATTTAAACTTTCACAATTTTAGAAATAACTGATTAATTCCATGTATGCGGTTTTAGATGTGCTATAAATCCTAAATGACTGTGGTTAAGATCCTGTTTTCTAataatactttgcttttttttttt
The genomic region above belongs to Cygnus olor isolate bCygOlo1 chromosome 5, bCygOlo1.pri.v2, whole genome shotgun sequence and contains:
- the NAA30 gene encoding N-alpha-acetyltransferase 30 — its product is MAEVPPGPSSVLSPQGDTLSPFPGGGGGGGAASSSSSSSSSTSAAAAACAGAQDEEAEEEEEEEGPAGGREQQRGGGGGSDGGKGGPQQQQQHRLHHHHHHPPHHNHQLNGLISPELRHLRASLKSKILGSEAGAAPEGQENKRASKTMGSGQQQQQASPPAAAPCSSPLSNHLPPQGRTAPSPPPSPPAAAAPGDRSQPAATTPTAAKTAARNGLAGGTGLEEEEQEEGDEGGEEEESLLLLSRSLAAACSLKGSGTDSQPEEDLTIRYVRYESELQMPDIMRLITKDLSEPYSIYTYRYFIHNWPQLCFLAMVGEECVGAIVCKLDMHKKMFRRGYIAMLAVDSKYRRKGIGTNLVKKAIYAMVEGDCDEVVLETEITNKSALKLYENLGFVRDKRLFRYYLNGVDALRLKLWLR